From Enterococcus mundtii, the proteins below share one genomic window:
- a CDS encoding ABC transporter permease, with protein MNDFFQKRLAKHHKKMMKYLRYVFNDHFVLVCLFLIGGLGLYYSNWLKTLEAPFSIGGIIVSLIWMICLIVGKIATFAEPADLVFLLPKEKEMKGYLQRAFRYSCIFPMVFLGLVCGFAMPLVVVSTQQPFSLFFVYLLILWSLKSSHLQVKRADFYRMEETRKNLFKYGWWVSSFGILLLSFYGNIWLGLILSSIQAGIYYVFLWKKMSAHLDWEKMIQLEKQRLHQIYQFINLFTDVPEITAKVKRRRYLDPVLQGIKKETKNTYLYLFARRFARGSDFIGLYVRLTVIGSIIIAGINDLYFTLGIGSLFLYLIGFQLLPLYSQFRYMILVQLYPIQESQKSGALQRLLTWLLTFVAVLFGVIAAVVLDGNERWLPILVYLVVNGLLIKWYVPSRIKKIAE; from the coding sequence ATGAATGATTTTTTTCAAAAAAGACTAGCAAAACATCATAAAAAAATGATGAAATATTTACGCTATGTATTCAACGACCATTTTGTACTAGTCTGTTTATTTTTGATTGGGGGTCTAGGCCTTTATTATTCTAACTGGCTAAAAACACTCGAGGCTCCTTTTTCGATTGGAGGTATCATCGTCTCATTGATTTGGATGATTTGCTTGATCGTTGGAAAAATCGCGACTTTTGCGGAGCCAGCAGATTTAGTTTTTCTTTTACCGAAAGAAAAAGAAATGAAAGGCTATTTGCAACGAGCTTTTCGTTATTCTTGTATTTTTCCTATGGTTTTTCTAGGATTAGTGTGTGGATTTGCGATGCCGTTAGTTGTGGTTTCAACGCAACAACCATTTTCGCTGTTTTTTGTTTATCTACTTATACTATGGAGTTTGAAGTCTAGTCATTTACAAGTGAAGCGAGCAGATTTTTATCGTATGGAAGAAACGCGTAAAAACTTGTTTAAGTATGGTTGGTGGGTCTCGTCATTTGGTATCTTACTCCTCTCTTTTTATGGGAATATTTGGTTGGGCTTGATTCTTTCATCTATTCAAGCTGGGATCTATTATGTGTTCTTATGGAAAAAAATGTCCGCTCATTTAGACTGGGAAAAAATGATCCAATTAGAAAAACAACGTTTGCACCAAATCTATCAGTTCATTAATTTGTTTACAGATGTGCCAGAGATCACCGCAAAAGTCAAAAGGCGCCGTTATCTTGATCCGGTGTTACAAGGAATCAAGAAAGAAACGAAAAACACGTATCTTTATTTATTTGCTCGTCGCTTTGCTAGAGGATCAGACTTTATTGGCTTGTACGTACGTTTAACAGTGATTGGCTCGATCATTATCGCCGGAATCAACGATCTATACTTTACTTTAGGCATTGGATCATTATTTCTATATTTGATTGGCTTTCAATTATTACCTTTATATAGTCAGTTTCGCTATATGATCTTGGTCCAATTGTATCCTATCCAAGAGAGTCAAAAAAGTGGAGCACTCCAACGTCTTTTGACTTGGTTATTGACTTTTGTTGCTGTTTTATTTGGAGTGATCGCTGCTGTTGTTCTGGATGGGAATGAAAGATGGCTACCTATCTTGGTCTATCTTGTTGTCAACGGACTCTTAATCAAATGGTACGTGCCATCTCGGATCAAGAAGATTGCGGAGTAG
- a CDS encoding ABC transporter ATP-binding protein, which yields MSLKIEHVTGGYGHLPVLKDISFNVQPGEMVGLIGLNGAGKSTTIKHIIGLLEPTKGKIEINQLSLKKDVENYRKQIGYIPETPSLYEELTLKEHIEVTAMAYNIPMDIAMKRAEKLLHTFRLSNRLEWFPANFSKGMKQKVMILCAFLIEPSLYIIDEPFLGLDPLAINALLELMVEMKNEGSGILMSTHILATAEKYCDRFVVLHEGEIRADGTLAELQTAFRMPEASLDEIYIALTKEQGYE from the coding sequence ATGAGTTTAAAAATCGAACATGTTACAGGTGGCTATGGTCATTTACCTGTTTTGAAAGATATCAGTTTTAACGTACAACCTGGAGAAATGGTTGGGTTGATTGGTTTGAATGGAGCAGGAAAAAGTACAACGATCAAGCATATTATCGGTTTGCTTGAACCAACGAAAGGTAAAATTGAAATCAATCAGTTATCTCTTAAAAAGGATGTAGAAAATTATCGTAAACAAATTGGTTATATTCCAGAAACTCCTTCATTATATGAAGAACTTACTTTAAAAGAACACATTGAGGTAACGGCGATGGCTTATAACATTCCAATGGATATCGCGATGAAACGGGCAGAAAAATTGTTACACACGTTTCGTTTGTCTAATCGTTTAGAGTGGTTTCCAGCGAATTTTTCAAAAGGGATGAAACAAAAAGTCATGATTTTGTGTGCTTTTTTGATTGAGCCATCTTTGTATATCATCGACGAGCCTTTTTTGGGTCTTGATCCATTAGCCATCAATGCTTTGTTGGAATTAATGGTTGAGATGAAAAATGAGGGGTCTGGTATTTTGATGTCTACGCATATTTTAGCCACTGCTGAAAAATATTGTGACCGTTTTGTTGTTCTTCATGAAGGAGAAATCAGAGCAGATGGCACGTTAGCAGAGTTGCAAACTGCTTTTAGAATGCCGGAAGCATCCCTAGATGAAATCTACATCGCATTGACGAAGGAGCAAGGTTATGAATGA
- a CDS encoding HIT family protein translates to MDNCIFCKIINQEIPSYKIYEDEKIYAFLDISQSTKGHTLIIPKEHVTDIFDYNEELASDVFARIPKIARSIEKAFPEMEGLNIINNNRELAYQTVFHSHIHLIPRYSKQDDFSIHFGNHQADYTTEEMTAIQEKIKEQVTFHG, encoded by the coding sequence ATGGACAATTGTATTTTTTGTAAAATCATCAATCAAGAAATCCCTAGCTATAAAATCTATGAAGACGAGAAAATCTATGCGTTCTTAGATATCTCTCAATCAACTAAAGGACACACATTGATCATTCCTAAAGAACACGTAACTGATATCTTTGATTACAACGAGGAATTAGCCAGTGATGTCTTTGCCCGTATCCCAAAAATTGCTCGTTCCATCGAAAAAGCATTCCCGGAAATGGAAGGTTTAAATATTATCAATAATAATCGAGAACTAGCCTATCAAACCGTTTTTCATTCCCATATCCATTTAATTCCGCGTTATAGTAAACAAGATGACTTCTCCATTCACTTTGGAAACCATCAAGCAGATTATACAACGGAAGAAATGACTGCTATCCAAGAAAAAATCAAAGAGCAGGTGACGTTTCATGGTTAA
- a CDS encoding YtxH domain-containing protein — MVKNFLKGLVFGAVTGAAAGLLFAPRSGNETREKLIAELDEATELTNELNNSLNNFKHALSETKKTAETIIPPFQESIEKDLENFKFQAEPRVTQIQEQVEKLSAHLPESLTDVQ, encoded by the coding sequence ATGGTTAAAAATTTTCTAAAAGGATTAGTATTCGGTGCTGTTACCGGTGCAGCAGCAGGATTATTATTTGCACCACGTAGTGGAAATGAGACCAGAGAGAAATTGATTGCAGAATTAGATGAAGCAACTGAATTAACCAACGAATTAAATAACAGTTTAAATAATTTTAAACACGCGTTATCTGAAACAAAAAAAACAGCTGAAACTATTATTCCACCTTTTCAAGAATCAATCGAAAAAGACCTTGAAAATTTCAAATTCCAAGCAGAACCACGAGTTACACAAATCCAAGAACAAGTAGAAAAACTTTCGGCACATTTACCTGAAAGCTTGACAGACGTGCAATAA
- a CDS encoding peptidylprolyl isomerase → MKKKKIILAATSALAILTLAACSGGGDTNKDIVTMKGGTITVADFYEKAKSESANQQLLQQMVIYDVFNSKYNDKVSDKEVDAEYNKTKETYGDSFETQLESAGFTEESYKEFLRNKLVFKAGIESHVKLTDEDLKKTWETFHPEVEAQIIKVASEDEAKEVKKSADDGKDFEELAKEKSTDTTKDDGGNIKFDSETQTVPSEVKEAAFKLKDGEISDVITATNPSTYATEYYVVKMVKNQDKGNDMDKFKDQLEEIATQAKVNDSEFTTKVIGEELKEANVKIKDDAFQNILTPFTSATTSTSSTEDSATESSATKSSETKSTDSTEASETEQSTTESTNE, encoded by the coding sequence ATGAAAAAGAAAAAAATAATTTTAGCTGCGACAAGTGCGTTAGCTATTCTAACACTAGCAGCTTGTTCTGGTGGCGGGGATACAAACAAGGATATCGTAACCATGAAAGGCGGCACAATCACCGTCGCTGATTTTTATGAAAAAGCAAAATCTGAATCCGCTAACCAACAATTACTTCAACAAATGGTGATCTATGATGTATTCAATAGCAAATACAATGACAAAGTTTCAGATAAAGAAGTAGATGCTGAATATAATAAAACAAAAGAAACTTATGGTGACAGCTTCGAGACACAATTAGAATCTGCAGGATTTACAGAAGAAAGCTATAAAGAATTCCTTCGTAATAAGCTTGTCTTTAAAGCTGGGATCGAATCTCATGTGAAATTGACAGATGAAGACTTGAAGAAAACGTGGGAAACATTCCATCCAGAAGTAGAAGCACAAATCATCAAAGTTGCTAGTGAAGACGAAGCAAAAGAAGTTAAGAAATCAGCTGATGACGGCAAAGATTTCGAAGAACTAGCGAAAGAAAAATCAACAGATACAACTAAAGACGATGGTGGTAATATCAAGTTTGACTCAGAAACACAAACTGTTCCATCTGAAGTAAAAGAAGCTGCCTTCAAACTTAAAGACGGTGAGATCTCAGATGTGATCACTGCAACAAATCCTTCTACTTACGCAACAGAATACTATGTCGTTAAAATGGTGAAAAACCAAGATAAAGGAAACGACATGGATAAATTCAAAGATCAATTAGAAGAAATTGCGACTCAAGCAAAAGTAAATGACAGCGAATTTACAACAAAAGTAATCGGTGAAGAACTAAAAGAAGCGAATGTAAAAATCAAAGATGACGCATTCCAAAACATCTTGACACCATTTACTTCAGCTACGACAAGTACATCTTCAACTGAAGACTCAGCAACAGAAAGCTCAGCAACAAAGAGTTCTGAAACAAAATCAACTGATTCTACTGAAGCATCTGAAACAGAGCAAAGCACGACTGAATCAACAAACGAATAA
- a CDS encoding 3'-5' exoribonuclease YhaM family protein: MKKIRELVVDEQFEQFVLIKNADVRIAKNGKKFIAFTFQDTSGTIDGKYWDASEDEIKKFTPGTVVFLNGKREVYQGNPQVKILHMRLTKVDEPSDPSLYMERAPLRKEEMEEEINQLLFEITNAHWNRIVRYLLNKYQKQFFEYPAAKRNHHAFASGLAYHTVSMLHLGKAIADEYPELNRPLLYAGIILHDLGKVIELSGSMATEYTLAGNLVGHLVLIDEEITKACLALKISEEEEDVLILRHMVLSHHGLLEYGSPVRPRIMEAEVLHQIDTIDASMQMMSTAIRQTEPGKYTDRIFGLDNRSFYVPKQK; this comes from the coding sequence GTGAAAAAAATACGTGAATTAGTCGTTGATGAACAATTCGAACAATTCGTTTTGATCAAAAATGCAGATGTAAGAATCGCTAAGAACGGTAAGAAATTTATCGCTTTTACATTTCAAGATACATCAGGAACAATTGATGGCAAATATTGGGATGCATCAGAGGACGAGATCAAAAAATTTACGCCTGGAACAGTTGTTTTTTTAAATGGTAAACGCGAGGTCTATCAAGGGAATCCTCAAGTTAAAATCTTGCATATGCGTTTAACAAAAGTTGATGAACCGAGTGATCCAAGTTTGTACATGGAAAGAGCACCATTAAGAAAAGAAGAAATGGAAGAAGAAATCAACCAATTGCTATTTGAGATTACAAATGCACATTGGAATCGAATCGTGCGTTATTTACTCAATAAATACCAAAAACAATTTTTTGAATATCCAGCAGCAAAACGAAATCATCACGCATTTGCTAGTGGATTGGCTTATCATACAGTATCGATGTTACACTTAGGTAAAGCGATTGCTGATGAATACCCTGAATTGAATCGCCCACTACTTTATGCGGGGATTATCTTACATGATTTAGGAAAAGTGATCGAGTTGTCCGGCTCAATGGCAACAGAATACACATTAGCGGGTAATTTAGTAGGGCATTTAGTTTTAATTGACGAAGAAATCACAAAAGCTTGTTTAGCGTTGAAAATCAGTGAGGAAGAAGAAGATGTGCTGATCTTACGTCATATGGTTCTATCACATCATGGATTGTTAGAATATGGTTCGCCTGTTCGACCTCGAATCATGGAAGCTGAAGTCTTACACCAGATCGACACGATCGATGCTTCGATGCAAATGATGTCTACTGCAATTCGTCAAACAGAGCCAGGGAAATATACAGATCGAATATTTGGTCTTGATAATCGTAGTTTTTATGTACCAAAACAGAAATGA
- a CDS encoding ATP-binding protein yields the protein MNILKIEIAAFGKWRQQTFDFTSGNQLIYGENEAGKSTIYQFIQAILFGFPSKGKKKKDYTPRDGSAYGGKLWLNHPIHGEIYVERYKQQNRGKSKVTFNGQSGSDELLEKLLSPLTKELFQQVFTFQQEQLSELAHLTEKELHDALISLGITGSSHVFQKRQEYYQSADKLFKRKGQKLVINQRLNEWKQLQEKIHQKQEQEAIYSEWIMEEQRLAEQQQLLVHDIEQINQKLTLYHQQELNFSLYEEWQSLKKNMLAEVPDESLIQDLEVFTKRYQQMNERLEELEASLERHSGMDQQSARYYFYLEQEQELKALQQKQFSTEQLMDEWQRLQVETRETASELKILEQRWRWDRLQRPQEFIDDPEWRSLYTLVQQLNDEHSQLAIRFDIVKEQQQTLEAEINELELAHPTLIQTRPIQDVPEKQSFFKFYIGALVLAVIGLFLPMPGKILGPLLALGVVGYTFTRRTSKNTTDQNLPEIKGKWQEKLGQLDIVLAQLEEITQTINENKRKQQKMEQSVADFAYHHSLGIMNTIETMKNEGQEVTDYQKLYAVFQKKQQREREIQEQLLQIEGELDLAKEWLPLQHKSLSEKMALLTTFIQEMEQMKYARSYQQNTLLKQEINALKKKQKMWLEEYKEQFTEAKLSYPSEVPIFLQKAEQTKQQQARFEELEHILSPIFKTVITYSQLQTQIARESERLQELKREESRKSEQRQRLQLQIEGLQQDGTLDELYQQESLQKAQLQTLFEEWGGLVIAGTFLGDLSTELSERQLPQLLKLAGDYLSILTDRQYQEIQLKNDTLTLTNGTDEFPIYELSTGTKDQMIMAMRFAYLALEAKRSICPVIIDDGWLHYDHKRKYRLAKLLAEFSKTYQVICLSSDQEMVSYYHELEQSVRKLEGANSEKNT from the coding sequence CCATACATGGAGAAATTTATGTGGAAAGATATAAACAACAGAATCGAGGCAAGTCGAAGGTCACATTCAATGGTCAAAGTGGAAGTGACGAACTCTTAGAAAAACTACTTTCACCTTTGACGAAAGAGTTATTCCAGCAGGTTTTTACATTTCAACAAGAACAACTGAGTGAACTTGCTCATTTAACAGAAAAAGAATTGCATGATGCGTTGATCTCATTAGGGATCACTGGAAGTTCTCATGTCTTTCAAAAAAGACAAGAATATTATCAATCAGCTGATAAGTTATTTAAAAGAAAAGGTCAAAAATTAGTGATTAATCAGCGACTAAATGAATGGAAACAACTACAAGAAAAGATTCATCAAAAGCAAGAGCAAGAGGCGATCTATAGTGAATGGATCATGGAGGAACAACGACTAGCGGAACAACAACAGCTCTTAGTACATGATATCGAACAAATCAATCAAAAACTTACGTTGTATCATCAACAAGAATTGAATTTCTCTTTATATGAAGAGTGGCAATCACTGAAAAAAAATATGCTAGCTGAAGTACCGGATGAATCATTAATACAAGATTTAGAAGTATTTACCAAACGTTATCAACAAATGAACGAACGCCTGGAAGAACTTGAGGCTTCGTTAGAGCGACATAGTGGGATGGATCAGCAGTCTGCACGTTATTATTTTTATTTAGAACAAGAACAAGAATTGAAAGCACTACAGCAAAAGCAATTTTCAACTGAACAATTAATGGATGAGTGGCAGAGACTGCAAGTAGAGACAAGGGAAACAGCGTCAGAATTAAAAATATTGGAACAACGTTGGCGCTGGGATCGATTGCAACGGCCACAGGAATTTATTGATGATCCAGAGTGGCGTTCTTTGTATACGCTGGTGCAACAATTAAATGATGAACACAGTCAGTTAGCGATTCGTTTTGATATTGTGAAGGAACAGCAACAAACACTAGAAGCAGAGATCAATGAATTAGAACTAGCCCACCCAACGCTGATCCAAACAAGGCCGATCCAAGATGTTCCAGAAAAACAATCTTTTTTCAAATTTTACATTGGTGCGTTAGTGTTAGCTGTAATTGGTTTGTTCTTACCTATGCCTGGAAAAATATTGGGGCCATTGCTTGCTTTGGGAGTGGTTGGCTATACGTTTACTCGTAGAACATCTAAGAACACTACAGACCAAAATTTGCCAGAAATCAAAGGGAAGTGGCAAGAGAAACTAGGGCAACTGGATATTGTATTGGCACAATTAGAAGAGATTACTCAAACAATCAATGAGAATAAACGAAAGCAACAAAAAATGGAACAATCAGTGGCTGATTTTGCCTATCATCACTCATTAGGAATAATGAACACGATTGAAACGATGAAAAATGAGGGCCAAGAAGTAACAGATTATCAAAAGCTTTATGCTGTTTTTCAAAAAAAACAACAACGAGAACGAGAGATACAGGAACAACTCTTACAGATAGAAGGGGAACTTGACCTAGCAAAAGAATGGTTACCGCTCCAGCATAAATCTCTCTCGGAAAAAATGGCTCTATTAACCACGTTCATCCAAGAAATGGAACAAATGAAATATGCTAGAAGTTATCAACAAAATACTTTGTTGAAGCAAGAAATCAACGCATTGAAAAAGAAACAAAAAATGTGGTTAGAAGAATACAAGGAACAATTTACTGAAGCAAAACTTTCTTACCCATCAGAAGTACCGATTTTTTTACAAAAGGCGGAGCAAACGAAGCAACAACAAGCACGTTTTGAAGAATTGGAGCATATTCTTTCCCCTATTTTTAAAACTGTCATTACTTATAGTCAGTTGCAGACTCAGATTGCTCGTGAATCCGAACGATTGCAAGAACTAAAGAGGGAAGAAAGTAGGAAAAGTGAGCAACGTCAACGCTTACAGTTGCAAATTGAGGGATTACAACAAGATGGGACATTAGATGAATTATATCAACAGGAAAGTCTACAAAAAGCTCAACTACAAACTTTATTTGAAGAGTGGGGCGGCTTAGTGATTGCTGGGACATTTTTAGGTGATCTTTCGACAGAATTAAGTGAACGGCAATTACCACAGTTACTCAAATTAGCTGGAGACTATCTAAGTATCCTAACTGATCGACAGTACCAAGAAATACAATTGAAAAACGATACATTGACATTAACAAATGGTACAGATGAGTTTCCAATTTATGAACTATCGACAGGGACAAAGGACCAGATGATCATGGCGATGCGTTTTGCATATCTTGCTTTGGAAGCGAAACGTTCGATCTGTCCAGTGATCATTGATGATGGCTGGCTACACTACGACCATAAGAGAAAATACCGTTTAGCTAAACTACTAGCTGAATTTAGCAAAACCTATCAAGTAATCTGCTTGTCTTCTGATCAAGAAATGGTAAGCTATTATCATGAGCTAGAACAATCTGTGAGAAAGTTAGAAGGTGCAAATAGTGAAAAAAATACGTGA